In Brevibacillus brevis, a genomic segment contains:
- a CDS encoding HAD family hydrolase, producing the protein MIKTILFDVDGVMLSEERYFDASALTVWELLYSPQYLGLKSDAFTPAPQETDIRRIREEVFARDEVLDLIKARGINSNWDMVYLTFSYHLIRLVEELKSQMGEKAASLLGGQIDREKLAQLRVWKEAYAPGFAPDYAAFTPDFAKGTAQKAEMLLYLNQIAKERCGIETDTFSRNSVLWELCQETFQEWYLGDERVAASIGRDTMQPGKKGFLADEIPIVPPAELIELLRTLKEKGYTLGIGTGRPTIETHVPLNELKVLEWFDPDRIVTASHVLQAEEEYPEHAPLSKPHPFSYVKGMLGLSAPNSGVVNIPLPIANGEEVLIVGDSMADFLAARSIGCQFAATLTGLSGQEARSKFEEVKADYILDDVRGLLSILK; encoded by the coding sequence ATGATCAAGACGATCTTGTTTGATGTGGATGGCGTCATGCTCAGTGAAGAACGTTACTTTGACGCGTCCGCACTGACTGTATGGGAGCTGCTGTACAGCCCGCAATACCTCGGGCTGAAGTCGGACGCCTTTACCCCCGCTCCGCAGGAAACCGATATTCGCCGGATTCGCGAAGAGGTGTTCGCGAGAGACGAAGTGCTGGACTTGATCAAAGCACGGGGGATCAACTCCAACTGGGACATGGTCTACTTGACGTTTTCCTATCATTTGATACGACTGGTTGAGGAATTGAAATCGCAAATGGGGGAGAAAGCAGCCAGCCTGCTTGGCGGGCAGATCGACCGTGAGAAGCTGGCACAGCTGCGAGTGTGGAAAGAGGCATACGCTCCAGGCTTTGCTCCCGACTACGCTGCGTTTACTCCCGATTTCGCGAAGGGTACTGCGCAAAAGGCGGAGATGCTGCTTTATCTCAATCAAATTGCCAAGGAGCGCTGCGGTATCGAGACGGACACGTTCTCGCGCAACAGCGTGCTGTGGGAGCTTTGTCAGGAGACGTTTCAGGAATGGTACCTCGGCGATGAGCGGGTCGCCGCTTCCATCGGCAGAGACACGATGCAGCCCGGCAAGAAAGGCTTTCTGGCCGATGAAATTCCGATCGTTCCGCCAGCTGAGCTGATCGAGCTGCTTCGCACATTGAAAGAGAAGGGGTATACGCTCGGGATTGGCACCGGACGGCCGACGATCGAGACACACGTCCCTTTGAATGAATTGAAGGTCCTGGAATGGTTTGACCCGGATCGTATCGTGACGGCGTCCCACGTATTGCAGGCCGAAGAGGAATATCCGGAGCATGCTCCCTTGTCCAAGCCGCATCCTTTTTCCTATGTAAAAGGGATGCTGGGATTATCTGCCCCGAACAGCGGTGTGGTGAACATTCCTCTCCCGATCGCCAATGGGGAGGAAGTGTTGATCGTCGGAGACTCTATGGCGGATTTCCTCGCGGCACGTTCCATCGGCTGCCAATTTGCGGCTACGCTCACCGGCCTGTCTGGTCAGGAGGCGCGGTCCAAGTTTGAGGAAGTCAAAGCCGACTACATCCTCGACGATGTACGCGGTCTCCTGTCCATTCTGAAATAG
- a CDS encoding ArsB/NhaD family transporter, protein MTNQALFAIGIFLVTYAFIISEKLHRTIVAMSGGILMVLFGIVSQEQAIHHIDFNTLGLLIGMMILVAITAQTGVFKYVAIRAAKAAKGKPIRILVYLSIITAVASAFLDNVTTVLLIVPVTFSIARQLQLNPIPFLISEIIASNAGGTATLIGDPPNIMIGSAVPELDFMAFLFNLAPVIVIIMAVTILCFVFIYRKQLVTTPELSAKIMQLNERDEITDTVLLKKSLTVMALTIIGFMLHGALELESATIALTGAFLLLLLTGEHYLEDAISKVEWNTIFFFIGLFVLVSGLVETGVIGKLAAEAMKLTGGDPLHTSLLILWLSAIASAFIDNIPFVATMIPMIKEMGSLGITNLEPLWWSLALGACLGGNGTLIGASANVIVAGLASKEGHNISFVGFLKVAFPLMLISIVISHLYVYLRYFIW, encoded by the coding sequence ATGACGAATCAGGCGCTGTTTGCCATCGGCATCTTTTTAGTCACGTACGCATTCATTATTAGTGAAAAGCTGCACCGCACTATCGTTGCGATGTCCGGCGGGATCCTCATGGTTTTGTTTGGCATCGTAAGCCAGGAGCAGGCCATCCATCACATCGACTTCAACACATTGGGGCTGCTCATCGGGATGATGATCCTGGTAGCCATCACCGCGCAGACAGGCGTGTTTAAATACGTCGCCATCCGCGCTGCCAAGGCTGCAAAGGGCAAGCCCATTCGAATCCTTGTCTACTTAAGTATTATCACAGCGGTCGCGTCCGCCTTTCTGGACAACGTGACGACTGTTCTGCTGATCGTTCCGGTCACGTTCAGCATCGCACGCCAACTGCAATTGAACCCGATCCCCTTTTTGATCAGTGAGATTATTGCTTCAAATGCAGGGGGAACCGCGACACTGATTGGCGATCCTCCCAATATCATGATCGGCAGTGCTGTACCCGAACTCGATTTCATGGCCTTTTTGTTCAACCTCGCTCCCGTTATCGTGATCATTATGGCCGTTACGATCCTCTGTTTCGTGTTCATTTACCGCAAGCAATTGGTCACAACACCGGAACTGAGCGCGAAGATCATGCAGCTGAACGAACGCGACGAGATTACCGACACCGTTTTGCTGAAAAAATCGTTAACCGTCATGGCTTTGACGATCATCGGGTTCATGCTGCACGGTGCTCTTGAGCTCGAGTCCGCCACGATCGCTTTGACTGGCGCCTTCCTTTTGCTCTTGCTCACCGGCGAGCACTACTTGGAGGATGCCATCAGCAAAGTCGAGTGGAATACCATCTTCTTCTTCATCGGCTTGTTTGTCCTCGTCTCGGGGCTGGTTGAAACCGGTGTCATCGGAAAACTCGCGGCAGAAGCCATGAAGCTGACCGGTGGCGATCCACTTCATACCTCCCTGCTCATTTTGTGGCTGAGTGCGATCGCTTCCGCTTTTATCGACAACATTCCTTTCGTCGCGACGATGATCCCGATGATCAAGGAAATGGGCTCTCTTGGCATCACGAACTTAGAACCACTATGGTGGAGCCTTGCGCTCGGGGCGTGTCTGGGCGGTAACGGTACGCTGATTGGAGCAAGCGCCAACGTCATCGTCGCAGGACTGGCCTCCAAGGAAGGACACAACATCAGCTTCGTCGGCTTCCTGAAAGTCGCTTTCCCGCTGATGCTCATCTCCATAGTGATTTCTCATCTCTACGTATACTTGCGCTATTTCATTTGGTGA
- the serA gene encoding phosphoglycerate dehydrogenase, producing MYKVLITDPLSEFGIQQLLDAPDVEVVRQTNLSPSDLLAVIGDYDALLVRSQTQVTAEVFAAGKKLKAVGRAGVGVDNIDVNAATQAGIPVINAPDGNTISTAEHSFAMLMAVARNIPQAHKKLVDGTWDRKSFQGVELNNKVLGVIGMGRIGSEVAKRAKAFGMTVMGYDPFLTEERAQKMGVIHATVDEICRNADFITVHTPLTKETRHIISSREFAKMKDGVRLINCARGGIIDEKALYEALTTGKVAGAALDVYEEEPPVDNPLVGHPKVVTTPHLGASTIEAQENVAVDVSEEILKVLRGEPFKNAVNLPSIPAHVMEKVQPYFTLGEKLGHFLAQVTVGSISEVEIKYSGELTDVDTSPLTRTVLKGVLSFRLGEEVNFVNAPLLAKVRDITVTEQKAAQNKGFTNLLTVSLKTTQETRTVAGTRLNGYGARIVKIDDYAIDVAPEGYLLYIHHNDRPGVIGRVGSILGENSVNIATMQVGRRDVGGDAIMMLSVDKPLTAELLDTMGELAEVKSVTQIEL from the coding sequence ATGTATAAAGTACTGATTACGGACCCACTTAGCGAATTTGGTATTCAACAGCTGCTGGACGCTCCCGACGTCGAAGTCGTTCGTCAAACCAACCTCTCCCCTAGCGATCTGCTCGCTGTTATCGGAGACTACGATGCCCTGCTCGTCCGCAGCCAGACGCAAGTGACAGCAGAAGTGTTCGCGGCAGGCAAAAAGCTGAAAGCCGTAGGCCGTGCCGGTGTGGGTGTCGACAACATCGATGTGAACGCCGCTACCCAGGCCGGTATTCCGGTCATCAATGCCCCTGACGGAAATACGATTTCTACTGCAGAGCACTCCTTTGCGATGCTGATGGCAGTCGCCCGCAACATTCCGCAGGCTCACAAGAAACTGGTGGACGGCACTTGGGACCGCAAAAGCTTTCAAGGTGTCGAGCTGAACAACAAAGTGCTCGGCGTCATCGGAATGGGACGGATCGGCTCCGAGGTAGCAAAACGCGCGAAAGCGTTTGGTATGACCGTCATGGGCTACGATCCATTCCTGACAGAGGAGCGCGCGCAAAAAATGGGCGTCATCCACGCAACGGTCGACGAGATTTGCCGAAATGCCGACTTCATCACCGTGCACACTCCGCTCACGAAAGAAACCCGCCACATTATCAGCTCCCGCGAATTCGCGAAGATGAAGGATGGCGTGCGCCTCATCAACTGCGCTCGCGGCGGGATCATCGATGAAAAAGCGTTGTACGAAGCGCTGACGACCGGAAAAGTAGCCGGAGCCGCATTGGATGTCTACGAAGAAGAACCGCCTGTAGACAACCCGCTGGTCGGTCATCCGAAAGTCGTCACGACCCCTCACTTGGGTGCTTCCACCATCGAAGCCCAAGAAAATGTGGCCGTAGATGTATCCGAGGAGATTCTCAAGGTGCTGCGTGGAGAGCCGTTCAAAAATGCAGTGAACTTGCCTTCGATCCCGGCGCACGTCATGGAAAAAGTGCAGCCGTACTTCACTCTCGGCGAAAAATTGGGGCACTTCCTCGCACAGGTGACTGTCGGCTCCATTTCGGAAGTGGAGATCAAATACAGCGGCGAACTGACCGATGTCGATACGTCGCCGCTGACGCGCACTGTGCTGAAAGGAGTGCTGTCTTTCCGCCTGGGTGAAGAAGTGAATTTCGTGAATGCGCCGCTTCTGGCCAAGGTTCGCGACATCACAGTAACGGAACAGAAAGCCGCTCAGAACAAGGGCTTTACGAACTTGCTGACGGTTTCCCTGAAAACGACGCAGGAAACGCGTACCGTAGCAGGTACCCGCCTGAACGGATACGGCGCCCGGATCGTGAAAATCGACGACTATGCGATCGACGTCGCTCCGGAAGGCTATCTGCTCTACATTCACCACAATGACCGTCCGGGTGTAATCGGACGAGTCGGTTCCATTCTCGGCGAAAACAGCGTCAACATCGCTACCATGCAGGTCGGTCGTCGCGACGTCGGCGGAGACGCGATCATGATGCTGTCCGTAGACAAGCCGCTCACTGCTGAGCTGCTGGATACCATGGGTGAACTGGCCGAAGTCAAAAGCGTGACACAAATCGAGCTGTAA
- a CDS encoding alanine--glyoxylate aminotransferase family protein codes for MFTDKLILRIPGPTPIPPRVQSAMNQPMIGHRSGKFSALFARTAERLKPYFGTKQDVYIIAGSGTSALEMGVVNTLQPGDEAAILVSGNFGERFAKICERYGIVAHRLEVPWGTAVTPELLDSFLNEKPQVKAVFATYCETSTGVQNPIAELAQVIRKKTDALFIVDAVSCLGAVPCEMDAWGVDIVVTGSQKAFMLPTGLAFLAASERAWSVIEKNKSLAFYLDLKAYRKSLADQTTPYTPAVSLIFGLAEVLDMMEEESLPAIVKRHELMRDMTRAAMRALGIKLMAEDAYAATTVTSCDPQGAFDAEAMRKALTKHYNITIAGGQQHLKGKIFRIGHMGYCEPLDVLQVIAALEMSLHKIGAPVELGAGVKAAQEVLIAHV; via the coding sequence ATGTTTACTGACAAATTGATTTTGAGAATCCCGGGTCCTACCCCGATCCCGCCGCGCGTGCAAAGCGCCATGAACCAGCCGATGATCGGTCATCGCAGCGGCAAGTTCTCCGCTCTGTTCGCACGTACAGCTGAGCGCCTCAAGCCGTATTTCGGAACCAAGCAAGATGTCTACATCATCGCGGGAAGCGGAACAAGCGCATTGGAAATGGGTGTAGTCAACACCCTCCAGCCAGGAGATGAAGCGGCAATTCTGGTCAGCGGCAACTTCGGCGAACGCTTCGCCAAAATTTGCGAGCGCTACGGCATTGTTGCTCACCGCCTTGAGGTTCCTTGGGGCACGGCAGTCACTCCGGAGCTTCTGGACTCGTTCCTGAATGAAAAGCCGCAAGTGAAGGCCGTCTTTGCTACCTACTGTGAAACTTCTACCGGGGTGCAAAACCCGATCGCCGAGCTGGCACAGGTCATCCGCAAAAAGACGGACGCTCTGTTCATCGTAGACGCAGTGAGCTGCCTGGGCGCTGTCCCTTGCGAAATGGACGCCTGGGGTGTCGACATCGTGGTGACAGGCTCTCAGAAAGCGTTTATGCTCCCTACCGGCCTCGCCTTCCTGGCAGCCAGCGAACGCGCCTGGTCCGTCATCGAAAAGAACAAGTCGCTCGCGTTTTACCTGGATCTGAAAGCGTACCGTAAGAGCCTGGCTGATCAAACCACACCGTATACGCCTGCTGTATCCTTGATCTTCGGCCTCGCGGAAGTGCTCGACATGATGGAAGAGGAGAGCTTGCCTGCCATCGTCAAACGCCACGAGCTCATGCGCGATATGACCCGCGCGGCGATGCGGGCACTGGGAATCAAGCTGATGGCCGAAGACGCCTACGCAGCGACGACCGTCACTTCCTGCGACCCGCAAGGCGCTTTTGATGCCGAAGCGATGCGCAAGGCTCTGACCAAGCATTACAACATCACCATCGCAGGCGGACAGCAGCATCTGAAAGGAAAGATTTTCCGTATCGGCCACATGGGCTACTGCGAACCGCTCGACGTCCTGCAAGTCATCGCTGCCCTTGAAATGTCGCTCCACAAAATCGGTGCCCCTGTCGAACTGGGCGCCGGCGTAAAAGCTGCTCAGGAGGTGCTCATCGCACATGTATAA
- a CDS encoding ferredoxin has protein sequence MTTWVDKDTCIACGACGATAPDVFDYDDEGLAFNKLDDNSNSVEIPDILQDDVRDAAEGCPTDSIKVE, from the coding sequence ATGACAACATGGGTAGATAAAGATACTTGTATTGCCTGCGGCGCTTGTGGAGCGACCGCTCCTGACGTCTTTGACTACGACGATGAGGGCTTGGCTTTCAACAAATTGGATGACAACTCCAACAGTGTTGAAATCCCAGACATTCTTCAAGACGACGTTCGCGACGCTGCTGAAGGATGCCCAACTGACTCGATCAAAGTGGAATAG
- a CDS encoding helix-turn-helix domain-containing protein: MNNRSIAAQEILSAVALNAMIPLANERTLQAAYYILRGRKANQTLQDVHLYHLYPYYRMFPRFSKEDWEKIVSTLLQDGLIEPLTVKGASAKPSFAVTAKGISQAREWRESYQLDQWFGPFTDAGIAQRIELFWHRLHLLVQTVSHLLAEDLGFLPVVSDKKIQQWVKEQVATQKARALWQRQLCEELHRLWSSLPERVQMLLVGQLSGASQVGKTLGQLAQKLEEPAAYLHLLFRYGLAASLQRLQMEPGQFDLLSRLAVQDDKLDARLTESAARTYSLIRRGWGIEQIATARKIKISTVEDHLAEIALRCPEWDCSAYLDPGLGALIVQISEQLQTSRLRLIKDQAGASVSYLQIRLALARRQGEGGE; encoded by the coding sequence ATGAATAACCGGAGCATTGCGGCACAGGAAATTCTTAGCGCTGTCGCCTTAAACGCCATGATTCCGCTTGCCAACGAGCGAACGCTTCAGGCAGCCTACTACATATTGCGGGGCCGAAAAGCCAATCAGACTCTGCAAGACGTGCACTTGTACCACCTTTATCCGTATTATCGGATGTTTCCCCGTTTTTCAAAAGAGGATTGGGAGAAAATTGTTTCAACTTTGTTGCAAGACGGGCTGATCGAGCCGCTGACTGTGAAGGGAGCGAGCGCCAAACCGTCTTTTGCCGTGACCGCGAAGGGCATTAGTCAGGCCCGTGAATGGCGGGAGAGCTATCAGCTCGATCAATGGTTCGGTCCGTTTACCGACGCGGGCATTGCCCAACGGATCGAGCTGTTTTGGCATCGACTGCATCTGCTCGTGCAGACGGTTTCCCATCTTCTGGCGGAAGACCTCGGATTCTTGCCTGTCGTATCCGACAAAAAAATACAGCAGTGGGTCAAGGAGCAAGTCGCTACGCAAAAAGCCAGAGCCCTGTGGCAACGGCAACTGTGCGAGGAGCTGCATCGACTGTGGTCTTCATTGCCGGAGCGCGTGCAGATGTTGCTCGTCGGACAATTGTCCGGGGCAAGCCAAGTGGGAAAAACGCTGGGACAGCTGGCCCAAAAGCTTGAAGAACCCGCTGCCTATCTGCACCTGCTGTTTCGCTATGGACTGGCGGCGTCGCTCCAGCGATTGCAGATGGAGCCAGGACAGTTTGACTTGCTTTCGCGCTTGGCCGTCCAGGACGATAAGCTGGACGCCCGCCTGACGGAAAGCGCCGCCCGCACGTATTCCCTGATCCGTCGAGGATGGGGAATCGAACAAATTGCCACAGCCCGAAAAATCAAGATCAGCACCGTAGAAGACCATCTGGCGGAAATCGCCCTGCGCTGCCCGGAGTGGGATTGCTCGGCTTACTTGGATCCCGGCCTGGGAGCCCTGATTGTGCAGATCAGCGAACAACTGCAAACGAGCAGGCTTCGGCTGATCAAAGACCAAGCGGGCGCTTCCGTCTCTTACTTGCAAATTCGCCTGGCACTGGCGCGCAGACAGGGGGAGGGCGGGGAATGA
- a CDS encoding ATP-dependent DNA helicase RecQ has protein sequence MNGMLLQKLKDHFGHDSFRPGQEEVIRRVLNGRNVLALLATGGGKSVTYQLPALLLPGITVVVSPLISLMIDQVQQLRAKRKIAAAYINSTQDQGEAREIMQGLASRKYKLLYISPEKLQQPYIQSALRRVGVSLVAVDEAHCISQWGHDFRTDYLRLPDAIRQLGNPPVIAVTATATSDVRDEIRELLHIELDDVIVQPVNRANIALDLLSVQDEVERREQVIGLIDELKGPGIVYCSTRSAVEALVATYQLSGKKRVHGYHGGMDSMERMLIQTQYLSGELDVIIATNAFGMGIDKPDIRYVIHYQMPASLEAYAQEIGRVGRDGEPGYAVLFYVEDDWLIHQHMVEKEYPTQAQVARFCQWFAAGHPVNAEACAALEMSEEMVQMLTFYAQDASGRSEVAAAIDRTMETPRQIWLEMDRRKRLKMQKLHAMRLYIEESAECLRKKLNRYFSEEERRFSLHCCSRCGLDKQAYRGDRNTGAGNKDENVWNLRQALENLLPKKE, from the coding sequence ATGAACGGAATGCTTCTGCAAAAACTGAAAGACCATTTCGGGCATGATTCCTTTCGGCCGGGTCAGGAAGAAGTCATCCGTCGTGTGCTGAACGGCCGCAATGTCCTTGCCCTGCTGGCGACGGGAGGAGGAAAGTCGGTTACGTACCAGCTCCCCGCTCTGCTTCTGCCGGGTATCACTGTGGTAGTTTCCCCGTTGATTTCGCTGATGATCGATCAGGTGCAGCAGCTGAGAGCGAAGAGGAAAATCGCAGCGGCGTACATCAACAGTACACAGGACCAGGGAGAAGCGCGGGAGATCATGCAAGGTCTGGCGAGCAGAAAGTACAAGCTGCTGTACATCTCGCCGGAAAAGCTGCAGCAGCCTTACATTCAGTCGGCATTGCGGCGGGTGGGAGTATCTCTTGTTGCAGTCGACGAGGCTCACTGCATTTCTCAGTGGGGCCATGATTTTCGGACAGACTACCTGAGGCTGCCTGACGCGATTCGCCAGCTGGGAAACCCGCCGGTTATAGCGGTTACCGCTACTGCCACTTCCGATGTTCGCGACGAAATTCGCGAGCTGCTGCATATCGAATTGGACGATGTCATTGTTCAACCGGTCAACCGGGCGAATATTGCCCTCGATCTACTTTCGGTACAAGACGAAGTAGAGCGCCGCGAGCAGGTCATCGGGCTGATCGACGAACTGAAAGGTCCCGGTATTGTTTACTGCAGTACGCGAAGCGCGGTCGAAGCACTCGTCGCTACCTATCAGCTGTCGGGCAAAAAAAGGGTGCACGGCTATCACGGCGGGATGGACAGCATGGAGCGGATGTTGATCCAGACGCAATATTTGTCCGGGGAGCTCGATGTCATCATCGCTACGAACGCCTTTGGCATGGGCATCGACAAGCCTGACATTCGCTATGTCATCCACTATCAGATGCCGGCCAGCCTGGAGGCATACGCGCAAGAAATAGGCCGCGTGGGGCGTGACGGAGAGCCAGGGTACGCCGTCTTGTTTTACGTAGAGGACGATTGGCTGATTCATCAGCACATGGTCGAAAAGGAATACCCGACACAGGCCCAGGTCGCCAGGTTCTGTCAATGGTTTGCTGCCGGCCATCCTGTGAACGCAGAAGCCTGCGCTGCTCTTGAAATGTCGGAAGAAATGGTCCAGATGCTGACGTTTTATGCCCAGGACGCGAGCGGGCGATCAGAAGTCGCGGCTGCGATCGACAGGACCATGGAAACTCCACGGCAAATTTGGCTGGAGATGGACAGGCGGAAGCGTTTGAAGATGCAAAAGCTGCATGCAATGCGCTTATATATAGAGGAATCGGCTGAATGCCTGCGCAAAAAATTGAATCGCTACTTCTCCGAGGAGGAGAGGCGCTTTTCCCTTCATTGCTGCTCCCGCTGCGGACTGGACAAGCAGGCTTATCGTGGTGATCGGAACACCGGGGCTGGAAACAAGGACGAGAACGTTTGGAATTTGCGGCAGGCGTTGGAGAACCTTTTGCCGAAAAAGGAATAG
- a CDS encoding CPBP family intramembrane glutamic endopeptidase — protein MDEANLRLNLWLTQVVVLAIAAVGSFLVHGIGGTAGLFDMPKWTGMTLAMGFALSIVVASIAMDRFLPPHWQDDGNVNELVFGSMSPLMTVLVCISVGVGEEWLFRGVVQHFAGNLGTSVIFTVIHIRYLKKPLLFLSVFTTSMLLGLLYEWEGTLWPSITAHIAIDLLLAFYLQYTLKKGKGEKE, from the coding sequence ATGGATGAAGCTAATTTGCGGTTAAATCTCTGGCTGACACAAGTAGTGGTTCTGGCAATCGCTGCGGTCGGCAGCTTTCTCGTCCATGGGATAGGCGGAACGGCAGGACTTTTTGATATGCCAAAGTGGACAGGCATGACACTGGCGATGGGCTTCGCGCTGTCGATTGTAGTGGCGAGCATCGCTATGGACCGCTTTCTGCCGCCACATTGGCAAGACGATGGCAATGTGAACGAGCTGGTATTTGGAAGCATGTCGCCGCTCATGACCGTACTGGTCTGCATTTCGGTCGGGGTGGGAGAAGAGTGGCTGTTTCGCGGCGTCGTCCAGCATTTTGCCGGGAATTTGGGGACGAGCGTCATATTTACGGTCATCCATATCCGATATTTGAAGAAGCCGCTGCTTTTTCTCAGTGTTTTTACCACCAGCATGCTGCTGGGACTTTTGTATGAATGGGAAGGCACTTTGTGGCCGTCGATCACCGCCCATATCGCGATTGATCTGTTGCTGGCCTTTTACTTGCAGTACACATTGAAAAAGGGGAAGGGGGAGAAAGAGTGA
- a CDS encoding LysM peptidoglycan-binding domain-containing protein, which yields MSLEQTGLPPRRHRRNRPAGPFSFKRIIQSGLVVFGALFFGVIGIELYQAKVSKPPAAEGGPVVTTEPAGTGDDQDKQSAAGAVEPNASSAPVTVASSATQGQPTPTLPSRDGHSSAPPASTQEMGQTAGTVSSFGRTEEKGAKASQGTGDNPGPASNSPKPVTSSTAQKPKAVKHVVQKGETLYMLSRKYYGNNSNVARIASYNGLSVEAQLTAGKVILVPLSP from the coding sequence GTGAGCTTGGAACAAACCGGGCTGCCGCCTAGGCGCCATCGCAGGAATCGCCCAGCGGGGCCATTTTCGTTCAAAAGGATTATTCAATCGGGACTGGTTGTGTTTGGTGCGCTGTTTTTCGGCGTAATCGGAATCGAACTGTACCAGGCGAAGGTCAGTAAACCGCCGGCTGCAGAAGGCGGGCCCGTGGTAACGACAGAACCGGCAGGCACCGGGGATGATCAGGACAAACAGTCAGCAGCTGGTGCGGTCGAACCGAATGCTTCGTCAGCTCCGGTCACGGTGGCTTCGTCCGCCACTCAGGGGCAGCCAACACCAACTCTGCCTTCCCGGGATGGCCATTCATCCGCGCCGCCTGCTTCCACCCAAGAAATGGGGCAAACGGCAGGCACTGTTTCATCCTTCGGCCGAACTGAGGAAAAGGGCGCAAAGGCAAGCCAAGGAACTGGAGATAATCCGGGACCGGCGTCGAACAGTCCGAAGCCGGTGACAAGCAGCACCGCACAGAAGCCGAAAGCCGTCAAACATGTGGTACAAAAGGGCGAGACGCTCTACATGCTTTCGCGCAAATATTACGGCAACAACTCGAACGTGGCCCGCATCGCTTCCTACAACGGCCTGTCGGTGGAAGCGCAGCTGACAGCCGGAAAAGTGATCCTGGTCCCGCTTTCCCCGTAA
- a CDS encoding NAD(P)/FAD-dependent oxidoreductase codes for MIYDTIIVGGGIGGLQTAIQLARSLRRVAVVDIPGGRSMIAKGYRNLLGFPEGISGESLRQLGREQAAKYGAVFVEEEVISLRSEGDRGFFIYTKSASSPLHARTLVMATGIRDPFPDLPGIHECLGVSVFLCPDCDGYETVGQKVAVIGALPQAIGMADELAHYTTDIVVVNHEKSPVEDDWRQELQEKAFPFGTSVGGHEGIPCHSRG; via the coding sequence GTGATATACGATACCATCATCGTTGGCGGAGGAATCGGCGGGTTGCAGACTGCCATTCAATTGGCGAGGAGCTTGCGCCGTGTCGCGGTCGTAGACATTCCGGGCGGGAGGTCTATGATCGCGAAAGGCTACCGCAACCTTTTGGGATTTCCAGAAGGAATCAGCGGAGAAAGCCTGCGCCAACTCGGCAGGGAGCAGGCGGCCAAGTACGGAGCCGTCTTTGTCGAAGAGGAAGTGATCTCTCTGCGAAGCGAAGGAGATCGAGGCTTTTTCATCTATACCAAAAGCGCGTCCTCTCCTTTGCATGCACGGACGCTGGTCATGGCGACCGGAATACGCGATCCTTTCCCTGACCTACCGGGAATCCATGAATGTCTGGGTGTGTCCGTCTTCTTGTGCCCGGATTGCGACGGTTATGAGACGGTCGGGCAGAAGGTGGCGGTAATCGGGGCATTGCCGCAAGCGATTGGCATGGCGGACGAGCTTGCCCACTATACGACAGACATCGTCGTGGTGAATCATGAGAAAAGTCCCGTGGAAGACGATTGGAGGCAAGAGCTGCAAGAAAAAGCGTTTCCGTTCGGGACATCAGTTGGAGGTCACGAGGGCATTCCTTGCCATTCCCGGGGCTAA
- a CDS encoding FAD-dependent oxidoreductase yields MRKVPWKTIGGKSCKKKRFRSGHQLEVTRAFLAIPGAKVQTGLLQGFSVRLNPKGHVLTNPRTKETDHPNVWAVGDIGEHSQQVAVAMGDGALAAIWIQKRLRELDAKKRR; encoded by the coding sequence ATGAGAAAAGTCCCGTGGAAGACGATTGGAGGCAAGAGCTGCAAGAAAAAGCGTTTCCGTTCGGGACATCAGTTGGAGGTCACGAGGGCATTCCTTGCCATTCCCGGGGCTAAGGTGCAAACTGGTCTCCTGCAGGGCTTTTCGGTTCGGCTCAATCCAAAGGGACACGTCTTGACGAACCCGCGAACGAAAGAAACCGACCATCCAAATGTTTGGGCTGTTGGGGATATTGGAGAGCATTCGCAACAAGTTGCTGTGGCGATGGGGGACGGTGCGCTGGCCGCTATCTGGATTCAAAAGCGGTTGCGCGAACTGGATGCAAAAAAACGCCGATGA